The nucleotide window TTTGTCCGCCATTACGCCCGTCTGCCGAAAAAGACGGCCTGGCTGTTTGTGATTCCGTTGCTGACCAACATCATGATCTGGACCAATCCGCTGCACCATCTGCATTACCGACAGTTCAGTGTGATCGCCAGCGAAGTGGTGTTCGGGCCGTACATGCTGATCAGCGGCGGCTACAGTTATCTTTGCATGCTGCTGTCCATTCTGATCATCATGAACTTTGCTTTTAAAAGTCATAACTCACTGTATATGCGCCAGGCTCTGCTCTTTTCGCTGGGCAACCTGATTCCCTTTGCCGTCAGTATGCTGGCGACGTTCAAGATTCTCAACCTGAGCATTGCGGCGACGCCGATCAGCTTTGTCTTTACGGTAATCTTTCACGGCATCGCGATTGAAAGGCTGAATTTTCTCAACATCACCCCGATTGCCACCCAGCACATCCTCGATTGGATCTCCGATGGTTATCTGATCCTCAGCGATACCGGCCTGGTGCTCAATTACAATCAGCCGTTTGCAGATATCTTCGGACAACGCTGCGGGATTCTGGTCAACCGCTCGCTCAAGGACATTCAGATTCCGGAAGACAACGCCGCCCAGACCGCGATCCGCAACCTGATCAGCTCGGTCGATTCTGCCCGTGACAGCGGCAGTACGATCGTTTATGAACAATCGATTGTCAACGGTGGTCAGATGTATTACTACATGGTCGAAATCACACCGTTAAAGATCGACGATACCATCGCCGGCTTCAGCGTCATCTATAAAAATGTCACGACGCTCAAGGAAAGCATGCAGAAGCTGCAGAAATCCCAAAAACAGATGATGGAGCGCGAACGGCTGGCGACCCTGGGACAGATGGTCGGCGGCATCGCGCACAATCTGAAAACACCGATCATGTCGATTTCCGGGGCGCTCAGCGCGATGGAGGACCTGGTGCGCGAATGTGAAGAAAGCTTCGGTGATCCGGAAGTCACAGCCGCCGATTATCGTGAAATCAGCGGTGAAATGACCGACTGGATTCGCCGCTGCAAGGACTCCTGCGCTTACATGTCGGATATTATCACGGCCGTCAAGGGTCAGGCCGCCAACATGAACGCCTCGGAAAAAGTGGCGTTTACCGCAGAAGAGCTGATCCGTCGGACAACGCTGCTGATGCGGCATGAATTAACTGTCAGCGGCTGCCGTCTGATCACCGACAACCAAACCGCGCCGACCGTCTTGCTGCACGGCGACATCAACAATCTCGTTCAGGTCGTCAACAACTTCGTCGCCAATGCGATCGACGCCCAGCTGCCCGAAGGCGATCACACGATCACACTGACTGTCAAGGAGCAGCAGGGCAATCTGATTTTAACGGTCAGCGATCATGGCAGCGGCATTCAGGACAGCGTCCGCCGGCATTTGCTCAACGAAATGGTCACATCCAAGGGAGCGGCCGGGGCAGGACTGGGCATATACATGTCCAAAGCCTTGATTCAGGGTAAATTCGACGGCGAGCTGTGGTTTGACGACAACCCTGGCGGAGGGGCGGTCTTCGGCTTTACCATTCCGCTGTCTTCCGAAACTGCGGAAGACAGCGCAGACATTCAGGAAAGGAGGGATTGGGCTTGAGAAAAAATCGCAAAGGCGCCGTTTCCAACGAATTTCGGCTGTTGGTTCTCGATGATGATGAAATGATCACCCTGGCGCTGCGTTCTTATTTTCAGGGCAGCGGCTATCAGGTAGAGATCGAAAGCGATCCGCTGAAAGCCATTGAACGTGTCCGGCAGGAACATTTTGATATCCTGCTGCTGGACTTTTTAATGAGTCCGATCTGCGGCGATAAGGTCGTCGAACAAATCCGGCAGTTTAATCATGAACTGTTCATTATTCTTCTGACAGGACATAAGGATCTGGCGCCGCCGGTCAAGACGATCCGGGAATTGGATATTCAGGGTTATTATGAGAAAAGCGACAAATTCGACCAGCTGGAGCTGCTTGTCGAATCGTGTGTGAAATCCATTCGGCAGATGCGCACAATCCGCAGCTATCGCGACGGCTTAGGCGAAATCGTTGCCGATATGCCGCTTTTAGTGGAAGAAAAAAATCTGTCGCAGCTGATCCCGCTGATCGTCAGTCAGACCCGTTCACTGACCCGGCAGGATAATGTCTTCGTGCTGCTCAATCCGTTAACCGTACCGCAGGTCAGTGAGAAGCTGACGTTAGTGTCCTCCTTGATGCTCAGCGGCAGCGGCGATTATTCGCTCGATGCGACGCAGTTCATGAAACGGCATTTCCCCCGCTTTCTGCCGCTGATCCAGGCCGCCAAGCTGCAGGGAACAGCCGCGCTGCAGGATCAGCAGCTGGTGCTGCCGTTAAAGGATGAGAACGAGCAGTTTCTCGGCGTGATCGGCGTTGACTTTGATGAATTGCCGTCCGCCACGGTCATCCAGCTGATGGAAGCCTATGGTCACCAGGCTTCCTCGGCAGTCGCCAGCACCTATCTGCATACGCTGCTGCAGGACAAAAACAAGGAACTGCAGGAAACCAATCAGCTGTTGAAAGAAAACTACATGCAGACGATCACCGCAGTCCGGTTAATGGTCGAAGCCAAGGATATCTATACCCGCGGTCATTCCGATCGCGTCAGCTATTACACACTGCTTTTGGCCCGCCGTCAGATCAGCGACAAAGACCAGCTGGAAAAAATTCGGCTGGCCGGCCTGTTCCATGATGTCGGCAAGATCGGCGTACCGGATTCCATCTTAAGCAAACGCGGCCCGCTGGATGAAGAAGAATATCAAGCGATCCGGCGGCATTCGGCGCTGGGTTATGAAATTTTATCGACGATGTCGTTCTTCCAGGATATCGCTAAGATTGTGCGCAGCCATCATGAACGCTGGGATGGTCAGGGCTATCCGGATCATCTGCCCGGCACGGCGATTCCCCTGGCTTCGCGGATGATCGCCGTCGCCGATGCTTTTGACGCGATGACCTCGTTTCGCTCCTACCGCAGCTGTTTGTCGATGGAACAGGCCCGCGCCGAGCTAATCCGCAACAAAGGCACGCAATTCGACCCACAGCTGGTCGATGAGTTTCTGGAAATTCTGCAGGGCTATGATGAAATTCGTTCCCAACTGGAATGGACTTTCCATGAGCTTTAGAAAGGAGATGTCCTGATGCGAACTTATCCGAACTATCCCGCTGACACTTACCCTACTTTCCGGTGTTATCTGGAAGGCATCAAAACCCAATTTGGCGCGCGGGATGCGATTGTCAGCTTCTCCCCTCGGGGTGAACGCTTCAGCCGCACCTACAAGCAGCTGGCGGAAGACGTACAGACCCTCAGCGAAGCGTTTCGGCTGTTTCTGCCGGAAGGCCATGCCGCGATTCTCAGTGAAAACAGCTACGGCTGGCTGATCACCTATCTGGCGCTGATCCTCAGCGGCCGCACCGCCGTCTGTATAGATACCGAGCAGCCGGAAGAAATTTTAACCGAAATGATCCGGCACACAGACTGCACCACCGTCTTTGTTTCCCCGGCCTTCCTGCCTTTGACTGACTCGCTGCGGCGCCAATGCCCCAAGCTGCAGAAGGTTCTGCGGCTGAGCTACGATGAAGACGACAGTTTAAAAGCACTGTGGCTGAAAGGTTTGTCGCTGGTCCGCGAACATCAGGGTGACTGGTCTTTTCCTGATCATGACGGCAGCTTCACGGCCTCGATTGTCTACACCTCCGGTACGACCAGCGTTTCCAAACCGGTCATGCTGAGTGAAGCCGGGATTCTGCTCAATGCCGCCGACTCGATGCGCTTAGTCAGCATCGCGGATACGATGTATACCTCGCTGCCCTTCTATCACACTTACGGTCTGACCTGTTCAGTCATCAACATTCTGCTTCATGGTTCGACGCTGTGCATCAACGGATCATTGAAAACCATGCTTCGGGATTTGAAGACCTTTGCACCGGAAAACATGATGGCCGTTCCGCTGATTGTTGAAATGATGCATCAAAATATCTGGCGGACGTTAAAAAATCAAGGCCAGGAAGCCAAGATGCGAAACTATCTGAAACTCTATCGGATTGTCCATCGGTTCGGCTTTCGGCCCTTCCCTGCCTTCTTAAAGCCGATCCGGGAAGCCTTCGGCGGCCGGCTGAACATGATCGTCTGCGGCGGAGCGCATCTGTCGGAAACGATCGGATTAGAAATGGAAGCCTTCGGCTTTCAGATCATTCAGGGCTACGGGATTACCGAATGCTCGCCGCTCATCAGCGTCAACCGCAATCTCGACAGCCGCGTCGATACCGTCGGCCATGTTCTGCCGGGCATTGAACTGCGCTTAATTCAGGGGGAGATCGCCGTGCGCGGAACCTCGGTGATGCAGGGCTATTATAAAAATGAAGCACTGAGCCAAGAAGTCTTTGATCAGGGCTGGTTTCTAACCGGGGATCTGGGCAGTCTGGATTCCCGCGGTCATCTGCGCATTACCGGCCGGAAAAAGAATCTGATCGTCTTTAAAAACGGCAAGAAAGTTTCACCCGAGGAAATCGAACAGCAGCTGATTCCGCTGCCGTTAGTCAAAGAAGTGATGGCCTACGGCATGGCGGCGTCGGAAAATCCCGACGATGTCCGGCTGACGGTCATGATCTACCCGGATCCGCAGGCCACGGAAGGCATGTCCGCTTATGAAATTCTGGAGCAGCTGCAGGCCGATGTCGATCAGGTCAACCAGCAGCTGCCTTCCTACAAGCAGATTCAGATGATCAAGCTGCGGGAAACCGAATTTGAAAAAACAGCGACCCGCAAGATTAAGCGGACGCTGATGCCGGAAAGGAGAAGTGAAGCATGATTGAAAAAATTCTGGCGATCATCACCGAGGTGACAGGTCAGCAGCAGCTGACGCTGCAGACCGATTTGGTTCGGGATCTGCAGCTGAATTCGTTTGACGTTGTGAACATCATCATCGCGTTTGAAAATGAATTTGGGATTGAAATTGAAACCCGGGAGATCCGGCATATCCAGAAGATCAAGGATATTGCCGACTATCTGGAGAAACAGGGCATCCATGACTGAAGCTGAACCCCGGTTGTTTTCAGGTTCTCTGGAAGCTTTGTCCAGTGCGTATCTGCTTCAGAAAGCGTTAGAGCGGCAGGTCGATATGGGAATCGTGCCGTTTGTCCCGACAGAGCGCAAACTTACACCGCAGGGCAAGCCCTATTTCGCGGATCTGCCTGCGCTGCATTTCAGCATTTCCCACAGTGGTCGGCAATGGGTCTGTCTGTTTGCCTGTCAGCCGGTCGGCATTGATATTGAACAACCCCGCCGCTGCCGTGAAGAAGCGATTGCGCATCGGTTTTTCCATCCGCTGGAACAAGCCTGGCTGGCCGAGCATCCCCAAGCCTTTTTTCCCATCTGGACCGCAAAGGAAAGCTTTGTTAAATGGTCAGGCTGCGGTATTGACAGCCAGTTTTCCCAATTCAGCGTGATCGATGAGCACGGTGCGCTGTGTCATGGGAATGATTATCAATTCATCCCGTTTGTCACAAAAAAAGGAACGCCCGGCACGATGTGCCTGAGCGCTTCCCTCAGTGATCGTTATCAAACTTACGAATTGGACTGAAGCTCGTTCAGCCGAACGAACCGTGTTCCCGTCCGCCGGGCAAATTGTTCGTCATGCGTGACGACCAGAATGCCCAGTCCCTGTGCTGCCAGATCCTGAATGATCTGGGTGACATCCAGCGCGGATTGTTCATCCAGGGCGCTGGTCGGTTCATCAAAGCACAGGATTTCCGGCGCCAGCATGCAGGCTCGGGCAATCGCCGCACGCTGCTTCTGTCCGCCGGACAACGAATTAGGATAGGCCTGCGCTTTCTGTTCAATCTTGAGTTGTTCCAAAAGCCTGCGGGCTTTTTTTTCGGCTTCCTCCCGGCTCATTCCCTTTAAGCGCACCGGAGCCTCCGTCAGATTCCGCAGCACCGTCCAATGCGGAAACAGATTCCAGTTCTGAAACACCAGTCCGATCTTCTGGCGGTATTGCACCGGATCGCACCAGTGTCCATCCTGACACAACACCGTACCGGACAAGGAAATCGTGCCTTTCTCCGGCAGCTCCAGTCCGCACAGACAGCGCAGCAGCGTCGTCTTGCCCGCCCCGGAAGGTCCCATCAGACATACGATTTCCCCCTGATCAATCCGCAGCGATACATTTTCAAATATGGAATCGGCGCCAAAGGTTTTCGCGCATTTCTCAGCGATGCAGCTCATCGTTTGTTCCTCCTAATAATAACTGATGCGTTTCTCGATCCGGCTTAAGATCCAGCTGAAGCCGCCGCACATCGCCAGATACAATAGACCGACGACGACAAACGGCAAGGCTGTCGCATACGTATTGACCGCAGACCGGCCGGCCTTTAACAGCTCGGAAGCGCCCAGCACATAGATCAACGAAGTGTCCTTGACCAAATTGAGCACCTCATTGCCAATCGCAGGCATGGCATTGCGCAGCGCCTGCGGCAGCTGAATCCGAAAGTAAATCGTGCGGCGGGAAAAACCAAGCATCTTCCCGGCTTCCGCCTGCCCCGGATCCACCGCGCCCAACGCCCCGCGCAGGATCTCAATAAAGTACGCCGTATAGTTCAGGGTAAAGGCGATCAGAATCGACGCTTCCCGACTGAACGTCAGACCCAGGTAAGGCATTCCGAAGAAGATAAACATCAGCTGAAGCAATAACGGCGTTCCCCGCATCAGTGTGATATAGCCGCGAAACAGTGGTTTCAGCAGACGTCCGGAAAACTGCTGGAGAGCCTGAAGCAGACAAGCTAGAGGCAGCGAGAGTGCTAACGTCAGCGCAAATACCTGCAGCGTGACGCCCGCTCCGGCGAGTAAGGAAGGCAGAATCTGTCGGATCATGCTTATTCCCCAAACCACTTGGCGTTTAAAGCCGCCTGGGTGCCATCCTCGACGCAGGCCTGCATCGCTTCATTGATTCTGCTCAATAATGTCGCATCGCTTTTGCGCATCCCCACGGCATACTGTTCGGTTCCGAAATTGTCATCCAGTACTTTATATTTGTCCAGCCCTCTTTGCTTCATCACATACCGCGCCAGCACTTCGTCGACAACGATCGCCTGAGAACGTCCGGCTTCCAGATCCATAAAGCAGTCGATGTTGGTATCAAATTCTTCCGGCGCGCCATTTTTTAACTTCGCCGCCAGTTCCGCCTCCGCCATCACGGCTTCCAAGGCGCTGGATTCCTTCTGAACGGCAACACTTTGTCCGGCTAAATCGTCCTTTGTCTCAATCGCGGAATCCGCCAGCGTGATGATCAGCTGCCGGTTTTCCAGATACGGCTCAGAGAAGGCCACCTGCTGCCTGCGCGTTTCCGTAATCGAATATCCGTTCCAGATCAAGTCAATGTTCCCAGCGTTCAGCTCGGTTTCCTTCATCGACCAGTCAATCGTCTGAAATTCAAACGTCAGCCCCAGCTTTTCCGAAACCGCCTGCGCCATGTCGATATCATAACCTGTTAATTCGTTGTTTTCATCACGGAAGCCCATCGGCGCAAACGTATCGTCGATCCCCACCACGACTTTGCCGCGCTGCTCCAGCGTACTGTAGCTGTCCTGCTGCGCGGTCGTTTTCGCCTGACATCCGCTCATCACCAAAAGACCCAGACTGATCAAACTCATCCATACTTTTCTGCTTTTCATTTTCATTTCTCCTCCACTTTTGATATAGCATGAAATGAAATTGAATCCCGAAATGGTTCGTTTTAGACCGCGGCCGCTAAAACAAAAACCCTCTCATCCTAAACAATAAGGACGAGAGGGTACTTTTCCCTTCGTGGTTCCACCTTAATTTACTGCATTCCTCACGAAATCCAGCCTCTTCGAGTACAAAGCTTCTATACTCTAGTACGATAACGGGTACAGGTTCCGATCCAGCCTACTTGATTGCTCGTTCGGTGAATTGCTCCAAGATGTGTTCAGCCTGTTTTCTCATATTCCCTTGCACCAACCGGGAACTCTCTGGATGAGCGATCAAGGCTTACTTTTTCTTTTCATCGCTGTTATATCAATGACTGTATGATAAATCCCCAAGGCCAACTTGTCAAGCAGGAAATGATTTTTTTCTGAAAATTTTTCTTTACTTTTCAGAACTTTCAGTCACAATCATGCTGCATTTCAAGCGATTTCAGCCTTGTTTTCGATTCTTTCCCCGACCTTGCGCCTCTCAGGCAGGTTCGCTGAAAAGCGGTTCTTCCCGAGTATCCCTGCTGCATCAGCCAGATCATCATGATCAGGTTCTGTGATAAGAGCTTCGCTGCCCAATAGCTGATCTGCGTCAAAATTCCATAAATTGAATGGGATTTGCCTTTTCGGCTGTCAGCCAATGCTTTCTGAGCCACGGGTGCGGGATTCGTAATCGGAAACAAACGGATAACGCTGGGACGCGTATCCGTCTTCGCTTTCATGATAAACGGCGTTCTCATCCAGCACGGACAAACCGAGGTGACCGATATTCCCCGCGGCTTCAGCTCCACCGCCAGTGCCATGGAAAACCGGTCGATAAAGGCTTTGCTTGCGGCATACACGTTGAAATAAGGCAGCGGCTGAAAGGCTGCCTGGGAAGCGGTATGGATGATGCGGCTGCCTGCCGTCATATAGGGAAGACAAATGGACGTCATCGCGACGACTGCCCGGCAGTTTAAGTCAACAATCTGCACGGCATCCAATGTTTTTATTTTTTCAAACGGTCCAAATTTTCCGCTTCCCGCATTGTTGATCAGCCAGAATATCTGCGGCTGTTCGGCAGTTAAACGGCGATGGAAGTCAGCCAGCTGACTTGGATCGGTCAGATCGATTTGAACCGGAATGATCTGCTGACCGAAATCCTGAACCAGCCGCTGCATCCGAGCCGGAGTTTTCGCCAAGGCCCAGACTTCATCCAAATTTGGATCTTCCGCTATCCGTTGGGTATATTCCCGGCCTAACCCGCTGTCGGCACCGGTGATGATCGCGATTTTCTGCATATAAGCCTCCTGTTTTCCCAGCTTGATTTCAGACGCTTTTCATTCTGCCTTAATCCTAAATTGGATAAGGCCTGAAAGCTTCTTTACGTTTAGTATGGCTTAACGAACAAAGTGGGAACCGGAAAAAAACGCTGCCTTTTTTAACCAGTATGGACGCTAAAGAAAGACTGACCTTTCGGTCAGCGTGATGTTAATTCAATTATAAGTTTTCATCAATCCTGCTAATGATGATTAAATAATCGATAAGAGTCTTTTCTGCGGCGCTTAGTTTGTTGTAATATTCGAAGTTGTATTTACAGCAAAATCGGATATATTGGTAGTAGGAAAGAAGTGATCTCATGCCAAACATTAAACCGATATCTGATTTAAGGAACTACTCTGATGTACTGCGGGATGTAACCGTAGACTCTCCTGTATTTTTGACAAAGAATGGGCGCGGGCGCTATGCCATTATTGATATACAAGATTATGAAGAAATGAAAGCTACCCTTACGCTGATGAATGAACTTGCAAAAGGGAGAAAGTTGGGAGAAGAAAAGGGATGGCTTTCATCGGATGATGTAAGGGCACATTTCAAGGCAAAACAGAATAGCGTATAACCTACACTACTCCCCGGAGGCATTGAATGATCTGGACGAGATACAGGAGTATATTGAAAAATAACAAAAAATACTCCCTTTAATGAAACCGTTAGATTTTCCAGCGGTTTTTCTTATGCCTAAAAACGGAGGTGAAACATTTGGCTTATTTTTTCTAAATTTTACACTACAAATATAAGCGAATACTGCCTGAGGCCTCTGAAAAAGCAAACAAAAAAACAGGACAGAGTCCGTATACTCAGACTGAAAAAGTCCTGTTTTGGAAAAATAATGACAGAAAAGAGCTAATCCTTCAGAAATTCAAACACCACACGATTGAAATTACGAGCCTCTTCGTAGGCGCTGTGTCCATAGCCTGGATAAATTTTTATCTGGCTGCCCGGAATCAGCCGGGCAAGCTCACCTGCCGAATCCTTGCCGATGACCTGATCCTGATCGCCACCCACCACCAGCACCGGACAGCGAATGCCGGTAACCAGCGCTGAACTGTCATGACTGAGGCAGGCCTGCGCCTGAATGATAAAATTGTTCAGACTCTTTGGCCGCAGGATCCGCGCCAGGATCGGATTGAACGGGCGCTGGATTCTGACCCGCCAAGGCGTATAAATCTTTTCGGCCATATCCGCAAACAGCTCCTGGAAATCGTTTTGCTCCGCAAGCGTAATCCAATGCGATATGACACTTCGTGATGTTTCATTCGGCCGGCACAGCGTAACTGCCAGAACCAGCTTTTCAACCCTCTCGGCAAAGTCAGCCGCCAGATACTGAGCGATCATGCCGCCCTGAGAAATCCCCACAACATGCGCTTTTTCAATCCCCAGCTGCTTCATCGCCCAGGCCAGATCCGCAGCCATGTCGCGGGTTGAACTGTCCGGCTTCAATTTGTTTTTCCGGCTGAATACATAAACCCGATAATCTTGGGCAAACCTTCGGTACAGAAACGCAAACATCAGCGCCGAACCTTTTACTGATTTCAGCGAATCCCCCAGACCAGGAATAAAAATAAGTTTTTTCTGACCCTTGCCGAAAACGATATAATCCATTTCGGTTTCTTCAATTTTCAATGTGCCATTCTCAGCGTTATAGATCATGATCGGTACTCCTTTATCCAAGCGAAAAAAGACCGCATCAGAATTTTCTGCCTGCTTAGACCCTTCCTTACAGGTCGATGTTCATCAATGCCAGATCCGTTTTAATTCCTTCCTGCAGCACCTGTTCATCAAAATTGAAATGACAGTTATGCAGCGCGATTCCAGTACCGGTGCCTAAGAAAAAGAACACACCCGGAATTTTCCGCTGGTAAAAGGCAAAATCTTCGGCGATCATTTCCGGTTTGTCCAGCACCTGCAGCTGCGGTAGTAACGCCTGAACTTTTCCAAACAGACCGGCATCGTTGATCACCGCCGGATAGCCTTCAGTATAATCAAACAAAATCTGACAGCCGGTTTCCTGTTCCAGCTGATGCATGATCTCTTTCGTCTGGTCGATCATCCAGTCAAACGTGGCATCTTGAAACGACCGGTAGGAGCCTTCCAGCACCGCCGTTTCCGGCAGAATGTTGCGTACCGTGCCGGCATGGAAATTACCGAACTTTAAGATGCGGTATTGGTTAGGCGCGATTTTCTTTTCCATTGCGTACAGCCGGCACAACAAATCGGCCGCGATCGCCAGCGCGTCGATCCCCTCATCCGGTTTGGCACAGTGCGTACTCTTGCCTTTGACCGTGACCGTCACCTCACTGGCATGCGCCATCATTTCATCGCTGCGGCTGGCAATGGCCCCGGCTGGGATAAACGGCCACAGATGCGTGCCAAAAATTGCCTTGACGTTGTATTTTTCAAAGATGCCGGTATCACAGATCGGCTTGGCGCCGCCGACTGTTTCTTCTGAGGGCTGAAAGATCAGCAGGATATTATTCTTCCACTGCGTCCGATCCAGCTGATCCAGTTCCTGGGCAAAACCCAAAAGCATCGCCATGTGACCGTCATGACCGCAGGCATGCATTTTGCCCGGATGCTGCGAAGCAAAATCCAGTCCGGTTTCTTCCTGAATCGGCAAAGCATCCATATCGGCGCGGTAAGCCAGCGTTGCTTCCTGACCGGCGTCAAAGTAAGCCGCCGCTCCCGTTTCCAACAGCTCGATCACCTCGCAATGCAATGTTTTTAAAACAGAAACTACATACTCTTTGGTTTTAAACTCGGTAAAGCTGGTTTCCGGAATCTGATGCAGATCCCGGCGAAATTGTGTCGCTTGATTCATTCAGAACACTCCTTTCGTCCTTCTCTCTCATTCATTGTAACGAACTCTGCAAATTCGTCAAGCAAAGACGCACAGGCTGGCTTCAATTTGGTATAATGAAGAACAGGAGTGATCAACAATGCTGCAAATATCCAACCTGCAACTATCGCTGGATGAAAATCCTCAAGATTTGGAAGCCTTAATCGTCAAGAAGCTGCGGCTGCGACCGCACCGGCTGACGTCCTGGAAAATCGTCAAGGAATCGCTGGACGCGCGCAGAAAACCGCTGCGTTTTGTGTATACCGTGCTGGCTGAAACCCCGGATGAAGCCGCCATTTTAAAAAAGAAACTGCCGCATGTCAGCGCTGCCAGGCCTGACGTTTATCAATCGCCCCAGCCTTCCGTCATCGCCTCAGCACGGCCGATTGTCATCGGTTTTGGCCCGTGCGGCATGTTTGCCGCGCTGTTGTTGGCCGAAGCCGGACTGCGGCCGATCGTACTGGAACGCGGGGCAGACGTCGATCAGCGCATCCAGGATGTGGAAACCTACTGGCAAGGCGGACCGCTGAATCCCCAAAGCAATGTTCAGTTCGGCGAGGGCGGCGCCGGCACGTTTTCCGACGGCAAGCTGACCACCCGCGTCAAAGACGTTCGGATTGTAAAGGTCACCGATGAACTGATCGAAGCCGGGGCGGATCCGGAAATCGGATATCAGGCTCATCCGCATATCGGAACCGACCGGCTGCGGCAGATCGTGAAAAACATCCGCTTGAAAATTCAGCGTTTGGGCGGTGAGATCCATTTCAATACAACCCTGACCGGAATCAGCACCGATGCCAAGGGGCTCTGTGCGGTGCAGGCTGGCGCTTTGACCCTGCCCTGCCGTCAGATGGTGCTGGCGCTGGGCCACAGTGCCCGTGATACTTTTACGATGCTGCATGAAGCCGGGATTGCGATGGAGGCCAAGGATTTTGCGGTCGGCGTGCGGGTTGAACATCCGCAGCGTCTGATCGATCAGAATCAATACAAGGAAGCCACCGGCCATCCACGCCTGAAAGCAGCTGAATACCGCCTCACCTGTCAGACTCAGGAAGGCCGCGGGGTTTATTCGTTCTGCATGTGTCCCGGCGGCACCGTGGTCGCCAGCGCCAGTGAAGCAGAAGCGATTGTAACCAACGGCATGAGCGAATACGCGCGCAGTCAGGTCAACGCCAACAGTGCGCTGCTGGTTCAGGTGCGGCGCTCGGATTTTGGCGAGGGTGTGCTGGACGGCATGCGTTATCAGCAAAAACTGGAACATCAAGCCTGGATTTTAGGCGGAAGCCACGGCCAGGCTCCATGTCAGCGGATTGCCGATTATCTGAACGGCCAAGCTTCATCAGCATTCGGACAGGTGATTCCCAGCTACAGCCGCGGGGTGACGATGACGGATCTGCATGCATTGTTTTCCCCTTCGATCAACCGGGCGCTGGAAGAAGCGCTGGCTGATTTCAATCAGAAGATTCCCGGCTTTACCGATCCCGATGCCCTGATGACGGGTGTGGAAACACGCTCTTCCTCACCGGTCAGAATCCTGCGCGATGAACAGTTTCAAAGCTTAACCACTGCCGGCCTGTATCCGGCGGGAGAAGGCGCAGGTTATGCCGGCGGGATCGTATCCGCGGCGATTGACGGGCTGCGCGTCGCGGAACAGATCATCCGTGATCAGGAAAACGTGAGGGATTAACGATGAACAACGATTTTGATCAGCTGCTTCAAAATGCCGCGTATGCCGGCCAGCTGTTGTTGGAAAGCGGCGCTGAAATTTACCGTGTTGAGGATACGATCTGCCGGATCTGTCTGAACTATGGCGCGCAGGAGGCCAGCAGCATCGTTCTGCCGACCGGCATCTTCGTCACGGTGGTCGCTGATGGGCGTTCCGTCAGCAAGATCGTGCGGATTAAG belongs to Holdemania massiliensis and includes:
- a CDS encoding NAD(P)/FAD-dependent oxidoreductase, translating into MLQISNLQLSLDENPQDLEALIVKKLRLRPHRLTSWKIVKESLDARRKPLRFVYTVLAETPDEAAILKKKLPHVSAARPDVYQSPQPSVIASARPIVIGFGPCGMFAALLLAEAGLRPIVLERGADVDQRIQDVETYWQGGPLNPQSNVQFGEGGAGTFSDGKLTTRVKDVRIVKVTDELIEAGADPEIGYQAHPHIGTDRLRQIVKNIRLKIQRLGGEIHFNTTLTGISTDAKGLCAVQAGALTLPCRQMVLALGHSARDTFTMLHEAGIAMEAKDFAVGVRVEHPQRLIDQNQYKEATGHPRLKAAEYRLTCQTQEGRGVYSFCMCPGGTVVASASEAEAIVTNGMSEYARSQVNANSALLVQVRRSDFGEGVLDGMRYQQKLEHQAWILGGSHGQAPCQRIADYLNGQASSAFGQVIPSYSRGVTMTDLHALFSPSINRALEEALADFNQKIPGFTDPDALMTGVETRSSSPVRILRDEQFQSLTTAGLYPAGEGAGYAGGIVSAAIDGLRVAEQIIRDQENVRD